In Mus musculus strain C57BL/6J chromosome 1, GRCm38.p6 C57BL/6J, a single genomic region encodes these proteins:
- the Ano7 gene encoding anoctamin-7 isoform X2 — translation MLRGQAREEDSVVLIDMASPEAGNGCSYGSTAQASEAGKQQVAPSRVGSSAKPPIEDLRNQENPTKDKTDTHEVWRETFLENLCLAGLKIDQHDVQDEAAAVHYILLRAPWAVLCYYAEDLRLKLPLQELPNQASNWSATLLEWLGIPNILLEHVPDTPPEYYSCQFKASKLQWFLGSDNQDTFFTSTKRHQILFEILAKTPYGHEKKGLFGIDQLLAEGVFSAAFPLHDGPFSAVPESSQVLGLIQRQVLFQHWARWGKWNKYQPLDHVRRYFGEKVALYFAWLGFYTGWLLPAAVVGTVVFLVGCFLVFSDIPTQELCHSSDSFDMCPLCSDCSFWLLSSACTLAQAGRLFDHGGTVFFSLFMALWAVLLLEYWKRKNATLAYRWDCSDYEDIEERPRPQFAATAPMTALNPITGEDEPYFPEKNRVRRMLAGSVVLLMMVAVVIMCLVSVILYRAVMAIIVSRSDNAFLSAWASRIASLTGSVVNLVFILILSKVYVLLAQVLTRWEMHRTQTEFEDAFTLKVFIFQFVNFYASPVYIAFFKGRFVGYPGNYHTLFGIRNEECPAGGCLSELAQELLVIMVGKQIINNVQEVLVPKLKGCWQKFSRGKKAGTGTHPAPWEADYELLPCEGLFHEYLEMVLQFGFVTIFVAACPLAPLFALLNNWVEIRLDARKFVCEYRRPVAERAQDIGIWFHILTGLTHLAVISNAFLLAFSSDFLPRVYYSWTHAPDLHGFLNFTLARAPPTFTSAHNRTCRYRAFRDDDGHYSPTYWTLLAIRLAFVIVFEHVVFSIGRVLDLLVPDIPESVEIKVKREYYLAKQALAENEALLGATGVKDDQPPSSEPSLGLPA, via the exons ATGCTGCGGGGGCAAGCGCGAGAAGAAGACAGCGTGGTGCTGATCGACATGGCCTCCCCTGAAGCAGGGAATGGATGCTCCTATGGGAGCACAGCCCAAGCCTCAGAG GCAGGTAAACAGCAGGTGGCCCCCAGCAGAGTTGGGAGCTCTGCCAAACCCCCAATTG AAGACCTGAGGAACCAAGAGAACCCCACGAAGgacaagacagacacacacgagGTCTGGCGGGAGACTTTTCTGGAGAATCTTTGCTTGGCTGGCCTGAAAATAGATCAG CATGATGTCCAGGATGAGGCCGCTGCAGTTCATTACATCCTCCTCCGCGCACCCTGGGCTGTGCTTTGCTACTATGCAGAAGACCTGCGCCTGAAGCTGCCTCTACAG GAGTTACCCAACCAGGCCTCCAACTGGTCAGCCACCCTTCTGGAGTGGCTGGGCATCCCCAATATCCTGCTGGAGCACGTGCCTGACACGCCCCCCGAGTATTACTCCTGCCAGTTCAAAGCAAGCAAGCTGCAATG GTTTCTTGGGAGTGACAACCAAGACACCTTCTTCACCAGCACCAAGAGGCATCAGATT CTATTTGAGATCCTGGCCAAGACTCCATATGGGCACGAGAAGAAAGGCCTGTTTGGGATTGACCAGCTGCTGGCAGAAGGTGTATTCAgtgcagccttccctctgcaTGAC GGCCCATTCTCTGCAGTCCCAGAGAGCTCACAGGTCCTGGGTCTCATCCAACGCCAAGTCTTATTCCAGCACTGGGCTCGCTGGGGCAAGTGGAACAAGTACCAGCCATTGGACCATGTGCGAAGGTACTTCGGGGAGAAGGTGGCTCTCTACTTCGCCTGGCTTG GGTTTTACACTGGTTGGCTCCTGCCTGCGGCAGTAGTGGGCACAGTGGTCTTCCTGGTGGGATGTTTCCTGGTGTTCTCAGACATACCAAC GCAGGAGCTGTGTCACAGCTCAGACAGCTTCGACATGTGCCCGCTGTGCTCCGACTGTTCTTTTTGGCTGCTCTCCAGTGCCTGCACCCTGGCCCAG GCTGGGCGGCTCTTCGACCATGGCGGCACCGTCTTCTTCAGTTTGTTCATGGCACTGTGGGCGGTGCTGCTTCTGGAGTACTGGAAGCGGAAAAACGCCACATTGGCCTACCGCTGGGACTGTTCTGACTATGAAGACATTGAG GAGAGGCCTCGGCCCCAGTTCGCTGCAACGGCCCCCATGACAGCCCTGAACCCCATCACGGGGGAAGATGAGCCCTACTTTCCTGAGAAGAATCGTGTACGCCGCATGCTGGCTGGTTCTGTGGTGCTCTTGATGATG GTGGCTGTGGTGATTATGTGCCTTGTATCTGTCATCCTGTACCGGGCCGTCATGGCTATCATTGTGTCCAGGTCAGACAACGCCTTCCTCTCTGCCTGG GCTTCACGGATTGCCAGCCTCACAGGGTCAGTGGTGAACCTTGTCTTCATCCTCATCCTCTCCAAGGTCTATGTGCTCCTGGCCCAGGTCCTAACAAGATGGG AGATGCACCGGACACAGACCGAGTTTGAGGATGCCTTCACCCTCAAGGTGTTCATCTTCCAGTTTGTGAATTTCTACGCCTCGCCCGTGTATATCGCCTTCTTCAAGGGCAG GTTTGTGGGATACCCGGGCAACTACCACACCTTGTTTGGAATCCGAAATGAGGAG TGTCCAGCTGGAGGCTGCCTCAGTGAGCTGGCACAGGAGCTCCTGGTCATCATGGTGGGCAAGCAGATCATCAATAACGTGCAGGAGGTTCTTGTCCC AAAGCTGAAAGGCTGCTGGCAGAAGTTCTCCAGGGGCAAGAAGGCTGGCACGGGGACCCACCCAGCACCTTGGGAGGCCGACTATGAGTTGCTGCCTTGTGAGGGGCTGTTTCACGAATACCTTGAAATGG TGCTGCAGTTTGGATTCGTCACCATCTTCGTAGCTGCCTGCCCGCTGGCGCCGCTTTTTGCCCTACTCAACAACTGGGTGGAGATCCGCCTAGATGCGCGCAAGTTCGTGTGCGAGTATCGGCGCCCAGTGGCGGAGCGCGCCCAGGACATCGGCATCTGGTTCCACATCCTAACGGGCCTCACACACCTCGCGGTCATCAGCAAT GCCTTCCTGCTGGCCTTCTCCTCCGACTTCCTGCCACGTGTCTACTACAGCTGGACGCACGCCCCTGACCTGCATGGCTTCCTCAATTTCACGCTGGCACGAGCACCGCCCACTTTCACCTCCGCACACAACCGCACTTGCAG GTACCGGGCTTTCCGGGATGATGATGGACACTATTCTCCGACTTACTGGACTCTCCTGGCCATCCGCCTGGCCTTTGTCATCGTATTTGAG CATGTGGTGTTCTCCATTGGCCGTGTTCTGGATCTCTTGGTTCCTGACATCCCAGAATCCGTGGAGATCAAGGTGAAGcgggaatactatttagctaaaCAAGCACTGGCTGAGAACGAG gctctccttGGAGCAACAGGAGTGAAGGATGACCAACCTCCAAGTTCAGAGCCCAGCCTGGGTCTTCCAGCCTAA
- the Ano7 gene encoding anoctamin-7 isoform X5 encodes MDAPMGAQPKPQRQVNSRWPPAELGALPNPQLHDVQDEAAAVHYILLRAPWAVLCYYAEDLRLKLPLQELPNQASNWSATLLEWLGIPNILLEHVPDTPPEYYSCQFKASKLQWFLGSDNQDTFFTSTKRHQILFEILAKTPYGHEKKGLFGIDQLLAEGVFSAAFPLHDGPFSAVPESSQVLGLIQRQVLFQHWARWGKWNKYQPLDHVRRYFGEKVALYFAWLGFYTGWLLPAAVVGTVVFLVGCFLVFSDIPTQELCHSSDSFDMCPLCSDCSFWLLSSACTLAQAGRLFDHGGTVFFSLFMALWAVLLLEYWKRKNATLAYRWDCSDYEDIEERPRPQFAATAPMTALNPITGEDEPYFPEKNRVRRMLAGSVVLLMMVAVVIMCLVSVILYRAVMAIIVSRSDNAFLSAWASRIASLTGSVVNLVFILILSKVYVLLAQVLTRWEMHRTQTEFEDAFTLKVFIFQFVNFYASPVYIAFFKGRFVGYPGNYHTLFGIRNEECPAGGCLSELAQELLVIMVGKQIINNVQEVLVPKLKGCWQKFSRGKKAGTGTHPAPWEADYELLPCEGLFHEYLEMVLQFGFVTIFVAACPLAPLFALLNNWVEIRLDARKFVCEYRRPVAERAQDIGIWFHILTGLTHLAVISNAFLLAFSSDFLPRVYYSWTHAPDLHGFLNFTLARAPPTFTSAHNRTCRYRAFRDDDGHYSPTYWTLLAIRLAFVIVFEHVVFSIGRVLDLLVPDIPESVEIKVKREYYLAKQALAENEALLGATGVKDDQPPSSEPSLGLPA; translated from the exons ATGGATGCTCCTATGGGAGCACAGCCCAAGCCTCAGAG GCAGGTAAACAGCAGGTGGCCCCCAGCAGAGTTGGGAGCTCTGCCAAACCCCCAATTG CATGATGTCCAGGATGAGGCCGCTGCAGTTCATTACATCCTCCTCCGCGCACCCTGGGCTGTGCTTTGCTACTATGCAGAAGACCTGCGCCTGAAGCTGCCTCTACAG GAGTTACCCAACCAGGCCTCCAACTGGTCAGCCACCCTTCTGGAGTGGCTGGGCATCCCCAATATCCTGCTGGAGCACGTGCCTGACACGCCCCCCGAGTATTACTCCTGCCAGTTCAAAGCAAGCAAGCTGCAATG GTTTCTTGGGAGTGACAACCAAGACACCTTCTTCACCAGCACCAAGAGGCATCAGATT CTATTTGAGATCCTGGCCAAGACTCCATATGGGCACGAGAAGAAAGGCCTGTTTGGGATTGACCAGCTGCTGGCAGAAGGTGTATTCAgtgcagccttccctctgcaTGAC GGCCCATTCTCTGCAGTCCCAGAGAGCTCACAGGTCCTGGGTCTCATCCAACGCCAAGTCTTATTCCAGCACTGGGCTCGCTGGGGCAAGTGGAACAAGTACCAGCCATTGGACCATGTGCGAAGGTACTTCGGGGAGAAGGTGGCTCTCTACTTCGCCTGGCTTG GGTTTTACACTGGTTGGCTCCTGCCTGCGGCAGTAGTGGGCACAGTGGTCTTCCTGGTGGGATGTTTCCTGGTGTTCTCAGACATACCAAC GCAGGAGCTGTGTCACAGCTCAGACAGCTTCGACATGTGCCCGCTGTGCTCCGACTGTTCTTTTTGGCTGCTCTCCAGTGCCTGCACCCTGGCCCAG GCTGGGCGGCTCTTCGACCATGGCGGCACCGTCTTCTTCAGTTTGTTCATGGCACTGTGGGCGGTGCTGCTTCTGGAGTACTGGAAGCGGAAAAACGCCACATTGGCCTACCGCTGGGACTGTTCTGACTATGAAGACATTGAG GAGAGGCCTCGGCCCCAGTTCGCTGCAACGGCCCCCATGACAGCCCTGAACCCCATCACGGGGGAAGATGAGCCCTACTTTCCTGAGAAGAATCGTGTACGCCGCATGCTGGCTGGTTCTGTGGTGCTCTTGATGATG GTGGCTGTGGTGATTATGTGCCTTGTATCTGTCATCCTGTACCGGGCCGTCATGGCTATCATTGTGTCCAGGTCAGACAACGCCTTCCTCTCTGCCTGG GCTTCACGGATTGCCAGCCTCACAGGGTCAGTGGTGAACCTTGTCTTCATCCTCATCCTCTCCAAGGTCTATGTGCTCCTGGCCCAGGTCCTAACAAGATGGG AGATGCACCGGACACAGACCGAGTTTGAGGATGCCTTCACCCTCAAGGTGTTCATCTTCCAGTTTGTGAATTTCTACGCCTCGCCCGTGTATATCGCCTTCTTCAAGGGCAG GTTTGTGGGATACCCGGGCAACTACCACACCTTGTTTGGAATCCGAAATGAGGAG TGTCCAGCTGGAGGCTGCCTCAGTGAGCTGGCACAGGAGCTCCTGGTCATCATGGTGGGCAAGCAGATCATCAATAACGTGCAGGAGGTTCTTGTCCC AAAGCTGAAAGGCTGCTGGCAGAAGTTCTCCAGGGGCAAGAAGGCTGGCACGGGGACCCACCCAGCACCTTGGGAGGCCGACTATGAGTTGCTGCCTTGTGAGGGGCTGTTTCACGAATACCTTGAAATGG TGCTGCAGTTTGGATTCGTCACCATCTTCGTAGCTGCCTGCCCGCTGGCGCCGCTTTTTGCCCTACTCAACAACTGGGTGGAGATCCGCCTAGATGCGCGCAAGTTCGTGTGCGAGTATCGGCGCCCAGTGGCGGAGCGCGCCCAGGACATCGGCATCTGGTTCCACATCCTAACGGGCCTCACACACCTCGCGGTCATCAGCAAT GCCTTCCTGCTGGCCTTCTCCTCCGACTTCCTGCCACGTGTCTACTACAGCTGGACGCACGCCCCTGACCTGCATGGCTTCCTCAATTTCACGCTGGCACGAGCACCGCCCACTTTCACCTCCGCACACAACCGCACTTGCAG GTACCGGGCTTTCCGGGATGATGATGGACACTATTCTCCGACTTACTGGACTCTCCTGGCCATCCGCCTGGCCTTTGTCATCGTATTTGAG CATGTGGTGTTCTCCATTGGCCGTGTTCTGGATCTCTTGGTTCCTGACATCCCAGAATCCGTGGAGATCAAGGTGAAGcgggaatactatttagctaaaCAAGCACTGGCTGAGAACGAG gctctccttGGAGCAACAGGAGTGAAGGATGACCAACCTCCAAGTTCAGAGCCCAGCCTGGGTCTTCCAGCCTAA